One window of Clarias gariepinus isolate MV-2021 ecotype Netherlands chromosome 21, CGAR_prim_01v2, whole genome shotgun sequence genomic DNA carries:
- the LOC128509770 gene encoding uncharacterized protein LOC128509770, with protein sequence MDTLVTDTGNGQTTMSKQCTCGKVCKNIHGLKIHQTKMKCLLGAGATQRTGAQPGETQEEPGPESPHSARNLQVLSTNPLNIKSDRRRIKWPAATMTSLWKQFDDDVDQMLEITTKGEADRKLQVMTTIIVSIAAERFGEEEKRSSGTSYIKNQRAAKIHDIRKEMKALKSQYKGAGEEGRIGLAQLMCILRKKIRVLRRAEWHRRRRRERARRRASFIANPFKFTKELLGQKRSGRLGSSQEEINHHLTQMYSDSCRMHELGECNTLIDPPEPEVQFNTSDLQLKEVREVVHKARASSAPGPSGTSYKVYKYCPKLLQRLWKILRVFWRKGKIPDQWRVAEGVWIPKEENSTHLDQFRIISLLCVEAKIFFSTISKRLCTYLTKNKYIDTSVQKGGISGMPGCVEHTGVVSQLIREARENKGNLSVLWLDLANAFGSIPHKLVQLTLIKHHVPNRCRDLIADYYNNFRMRVSSGTTTSVWHKVEIGIITGCTISVMLFSLAMNMLTKSAESECRGPRMNSGQRQPSIRAFMDDLTVTTESVPGCRWILKGLEKLMEWARMHFKPSKSRSMVLKKGKVDDKFRFYIKGIAIPTISEKPVKSLGKVFDSSLKDSSSIQSTCAELDGWLKSVDKSGLPGKFKAWVYQHGILPRILWPLLIYSVPISTVEILERKVSNHLRRWLGLPKSLSSIALYGRNNILQLPFKSLEEEFKVTKAREVLQYRDSSDPKVAKAGIQVRTGRKWRAEEAVQEAEARLRQRSLVGAVSKGRAGLGSFLTSQINTRGEGRRRLVQEEVRAAVEETRSCKAVEMRLQGAWTRWENAVERKVTWTEIWKAEPHRIKFLIQAVYDVLPSPSNLHTWGIAETPACPLCSKRGTLEHILSCCSTALGEGRYRWRHDQVLKTIAEVISTGLVWAKQFRPSKKTIAFVRAGEQVTSVKRTPVGILTSARDWQLLVDLERQLKFPSHIAVTTLRPDIVLVSEATKQAVLLELTVPWEDRLEEAFERKLSRYAGLVSDCQQAGWRARCLPVEVGCRGFAARSLARALSSLGIIGERKRRAIRSTTEAAERASRWLWLKRGQPWSHGS encoded by the coding sequence ATGGACACATTGGTAACAGACACAGGCAACGGACAAACGACAATGAGCAAACAGTGTACATGTGGTAAAGTCTGCAAGAACATCCATGGCTTAAAAATCCACCAAACAAAGATGAAGTGTTTGTTGGGAGCAGGAGCAACACAACGCACAGGTGCTCAACCTGGTGAGACGCAGGAGGAGCCTGGCCCGGAGTCACCCCACAGTGCCCGGAACCTCCAAGTGCTGTCGACTAATCCCTTAAACATCAAGTCAGATCGGAGGCGGATTAAATGGCCTGCAGCCACCATGACGTCATTGTGGAAACAGTTTGACGATGATGTTGACCAAATGCTGGAGATAACAACAAAAGGAGAGGCTGACCGGAAACTTCAAGTTATGACTACCATTATTGTCAGCATTGCAGCTGAACGGTTTGGTGAGGAGGAGAAGCGAAGCTCCGGGACTTCTTACATAAAAAATCAGAGAGCAGCGAAGATACATGACATCAGGAAGGAGATGAAAGCTCTGAAGTCCCAGTATAAGGGGGCAGGGGAGGAAGGACGCATTGGACTTGCCCAGTTAATGTGTATCCTCCGGAAGAAGATAAGGGTTCTCCGCCGGGCAGAGTGGCACAGGAGGCGACGCCGCGAGAGGGCACGCAGACGAGCAAGCTTTATTGCCAACCCTTTCAAGTTTACTAAAGAGCTGCTGGGGCAGAAGCGCAGTGGAAGACTTGGCTCTTCTCAGGAAGAAATTAACCATCACCTCACGCAGATGTACAGTGACTCCTGTAGAATGCATGAGCTGGGAGAGTGTAATACTCTCATAGATCCACCAGAACCAGAGGTGCAGTTTAATACATCAGATTTGCAGCTAAAGGAAGTCAGAGAGGTTGTACACAAAGCAAGGGCGAGTTCTGCTCCGGGACCTAGTGGCACTTCATACAAAGTGTACAAGTACTGTCCCAAACTCCTACAGCGTCTGTGGAAAATTTTGCGAGTCTTCTGGAGGAAGGGAAAGATCCCAGATCAATGGCGAGTGGCAGAAGGGGTGTGGATTCCAAAGGAGGAAAACTCCACCCATTTAGATCAGTTCCGCATTATTTCCTTGCTGTGTGTGGAGGCAAAGATCTTCTTTAGTACCATTTCCAAGAGGCTGTGCACCTACCTTACAAAGAACAAATATATTGATACATCAGTGCAGAAGGGTGGCATATCAGGTATGCCTGGCTGTGTGGAGCATACTGGTGTGGTGTCACAGCTAATTCGGGAGGCCAGAGAGAACAAAGGCAACCTGTCAGTGTTATGGCTTGACCTGGCAAATGCGTTCGGCTCCATTCCACACAAGTTAGTCCAGCTCACTCTGATAAAACATCATGTTCCAAATAGGTGCAGAGACCTCATAGCTGATTACTACAACAATTTCAGAATGAGGGTCTCTTCAGGAACAACCACATCAGTTTGGCATAAGGTGGAGATAGGTATCATCACAGGTTGCACTATCTCTGTGATGCTGTTCTCCCTGGCCATGAATATGCTGACCAAGTCCGCTGAGTCAGAGTGCAGAGGGCCCCGAATGAATTCTGGACAACGGCAGCCATCCATCAGGGCGTTCATGGATGACCTAACAGTCACGACAGAATCGGTGCCAGGCTGCCGATGGATTCTAAAGGGACTTGAGAAGCTAATGGAATGGGCCCGGATGCATTTCAAACCTTCCAAATCAAGGTCTATGGTGCTGAAGAAAGGCAAGGTGGACGACAAGTTCCGGTTTTACATCAAAGGTATAGCCATACCAACAATCTCAGAGAAGCCAGTCAAGAGCTTGGGCAAGGTTTTTGACAGCTCTCTGAAAGACTCATCATCTATCCAGTCAACTTGTGCTGAGTTGGATGGCTGGCTGAAATCTGTGGACAAGTCTGGTCTACCTGGAAAGTTTAAAGCCTGGGTCTACCAGCATGGCATCCTTCCCAGAATCCTGTGGCCCCTCCTCATCTATTCTGTTCCAATTTCTACTGTTGAGATCCTAGAGAGGAAAGTCAGCAACCACCTGCGGAGATGGCTTGGGTTGCCAAAGAGCCTGAGCAGCATCGCACTTTATGGGCGTAACAACATACTGCAGCTGCCCTTCAAATCCTTGGAAGAGGAATTTAAGGTAACAAAGGCTAGAGAAGTGTTGCAGTACAGGGACTCTAGTGATCCAAAGGTGGCTAAGGCTGGGATCCAAGTGAGGACAGGCAGGAAGTGGAGGGCAGAGGAGGCAGTCCAGGAGGCTGAGGCAAGGCTACGGCAGAGGAGCTTGGTGGGAGCGGTCTCAAAAGGCAGAGCTGGCTTAGGATCCTTTCTAACTTCCCAAATAAACACCAGAGGGGAGGGTAGGCGGCGTCTTGTTCAAGAGGAGGTAAGAGCAGCAGTGGAGGAGACGAGATCCTGCAAGGCTGTAGAAATGAGGCTACAGGGGGCTTGGACAAGATGGGAGAATGCGGTTGAGAGGAAAGTGACCTGGACTGAGATCTGGAAAGCCGAGCCGCACCGCATTAAATTTCTTATTCAGGCAGTGTATGATGTGCTTCCAAGTCCATCTAATCTACACACATGGGGCATTGCAGAAACACCAGCATGCCCTTTGTGTTCCAAGAGAGGCACCTTAGAGCACATACTCAGCTGCTGCAGTACGGCACTTGGAGAAGGGCGATACCGGTGGAGACATGATCAAGTCCTGAAGACCATCGCTGAAGTTATCAGCACGGGACTGGTGTGGGCGAAGCAGTTTCGTCCCTCCAAGAAAACAATCGCCTTTGTTAGAGCTGGGGAGCAGGTAACCTCAGTCAAAAGAACTCCAGTAGGGATCCTGACCTCAGCTAGGGATTGGCAGCTTTTGGTGGACCTTGAACGACAGCTGAAGTTCCCCAGCCACATTGCTGTTACCACCCTTCGACCAGACATTGTACTTGTGTCTGAGGCTACTAAGCAAGCTGTGCTGTTGGAGCTTACAGTCCCATGGGAAGACCGCTTGGAGGAAGCCTTTGAAAGGAAGCTATCCAGGTACGCGGGACTGGTCAGTGACTGTCAGCAGGCTGGGTGGAGAGCAAGGTGCCTTCCAGTGGAGGTAGGATGCAGAGGTTTTGCGGCCCGTTCCTTAG